GATGTCATTCAAGTGTGCAGTCGTTAATGTACCTTATGGCGGCGGCAAGGGAGGAGTCGTAGTTCAGCCGAACGAACTGTCTGAGCATGAGCTGCATGAGCTGACAAGGAAATATACGACAGCGATTGCTCCGATTATCGGACCGGAAGAAGATATCCCGGCACCGGATGTGGGAACAACGCCGCAGATCATGGCATGGTTCATGGATACATACAGCTCCCTCCAGGGACACAGTGTACTGAACTGCGTGACAGGAAAGCCGATTGGTCTCGGGGGAATCCTCGGAAGAGGGGATGCTACGGGACGCGGGGTTATGATCACTGTGAAAAATATCCTGAATAAAATGAACAAACCGCTCCAGGGTGCAAAAGTTGCAATCCAGGGGATGGGGAATGTGGGAAGCGCGACGGCCAGATTTCTCTCCGCTGAGGGAATGAAGGTAGTGGCAGTCAGCGATGTGTCGTGCGGGCTTTACAAAGCAGACGGGCTTAACATCCCGGCAATCCTTGAGTACCTGAGTAAAGACAGAAAAAATCTGCTGAAGGATTACACAGAAGAAGGAGCAAAGATCATCGACAACGGAGAACTGCTGGAGACAGAGGTTGACGTGCTGATACCGGCGGCCATGGAGAATATGATCAATGAGGATAATGCAGACAGAATTAAAGCTCCGGTTATCGTGGAGGCAGCGAACGGCCCGGTAACCAAAGAGGCAGATGAGATTCTTGAAAAAATGGGAATCACCGTCGTGCCGGATATCCTGGCAAATGCCGGCGGAGTTGTCGTT
The Ruminococcus gauvreauii genome window above contains:
- a CDS encoding Glu/Leu/Phe/Val family dehydrogenase, producing the protein MAEKYNPFDNVLAAVDNAASILGYKEKEYAALKHPERELKVSIPMVMDDGNVRVFDAYRVQHSTSRGPAKGGIRFHQNVNQDEVKALAAWMSFKCAVVNVPYGGGKGGVVVQPNELSEHELHELTRKYTTAIAPIIGPEEDIPAPDVGTTPQIMAWFMDTYSSLQGHSVLNCVTGKPIGLGGILGRGDATGRGVMITVKNILNKMNKPLQGAKVAIQGMGNVGSATARFLSAEGMKVVAVSDVSCGLYKADGLNIPAILEYLSKDRKNLLKDYTEEGAKIIDNGELLETEVDVLIPAAMENMINEDNADRIKAPVIVEAANGPVTKEADEILEKMGITVVPDILANAGGVVVSYFEWVQNTQAFCWTEDQVIYQLKSMMDDAFESVWSIAKDNNVTLRTGAYLIAVKRVVEAQNGRGLYV